In Lautropia mirabilis, one DNA window encodes the following:
- a CDS encoding SIR2 family NAD-dependent protein deacylase, protein MKRRIVVLSGAGISADSGLKTFRDSDGLWEGHRVDQVATPEAFARNPQLVIDFYNARRRQLLEAQPNAAHHALARLAGHYDVRIVTQNVDDLHERAGSRQVLHLHGELKKLRSSVDDDYVVDWTRDQTLADRDPNGYPMRPHIVWFGEAVPLIDLAAEWVSQADAVLVVGTSMQVYPAAGLLECAQPGTRCYLVDPRPPAVAGVEVIAARAAEGVPPLVDRLIAEAEAG, encoded by the coding sequence ATGAAACGACGCATCGTCGTCCTCAGTGGTGCAGGCATCAGCGCCGACAGTGGCCTGAAGACCTTCCGTGACAGCGATGGCCTGTGGGAAGGGCATCGGGTGGATCAGGTGGCCACGCCGGAAGCCTTCGCCCGCAACCCGCAGCTGGTCATCGATTTCTACAACGCGCGCCGACGCCAGCTGCTCGAGGCGCAGCCCAACGCGGCGCACCACGCGCTGGCCCGGCTGGCCGGCCACTACGACGTGCGCATCGTCACCCAGAACGTCGATGACCTGCACGAGCGTGCAGGTAGCCGCCAGGTGCTGCACCTGCATGGTGAACTCAAGAAGCTGCGCAGCAGCGTCGACGACGACTACGTGGTGGACTGGACCCGCGACCAGACGCTGGCCGACCGGGATCCGAACGGCTACCCCATGCGTCCCCATATCGTCTGGTTCGGCGAAGCCGTGCCGCTCATCGATCTGGCGGCGGAATGGGTGTCTCAGGCCGATGCGGTGCTGGTGGTGGGTACCTCGATGCAGGTCTATCCGGCCGCGGGTCTGCTGGAATGTGCGCAGCCGGGTACACGCTGCTACCTGGTCGATCCGCGCCCGCCCGCCGTGGCCGGCGTCGAAGTCATCGCAGCCCGCGCGGCCGAGGGCGTGCCGCCGCTGGTCGATCGCCTGATTGCCGAAGCCGAAGCAGGTTGA
- the trxA gene encoding thioredoxin TrxA: MGIKNVSADSFDTDVLKSDVPVLVDFWAEWCGPCKLIAPILDEVSHDYSDRMAVAKVNVDDSQAIAAKYGIRGIPTLMLFKNGTLVGTKVGAVSKGQLTAFLDSNL; encoded by the coding sequence ATGGGTATCAAAAACGTTTCCGCCGATTCCTTCGACACCGATGTGCTGAAGTCCGACGTGCCGGTTCTGGTCGATTTCTGGGCCGAATGGTGCGGCCCCTGCAAGCTCATCGCCCCGATCCTCGACGAGGTCTCGCACGACTACTCCGACCGCATGGCTGTGGCCAAGGTCAACGTCGACGATAGCCAGGCCATTGCCGCCAAGTACGGCATCCGTGGCATTCCCACGCTGATGCTGTTCAAGAACGGCACGCTGGTGGGCACCAAGGTGGGCGCCGTCTCCAAGGGCCAGCTCACCGCCTTCCTCGACAGCAACCTCTGA
- the recR gene encoding recombination mediator RecR — protein MRVKDPAALDELILALRGLPGVGPRSARRLAFHLLQRDRDAARRLSEGLAQALERVRHCSRCNTLTEHELCDICSDETRNPALLCVVENPADQLVIEHTRAYQGLYYVLMGRLSPLDGIGPSDLQFERLLARATDGVVREVVLATNFTQEGEATAHYLSEVLTARGLSVSRPARGVPLGGELEYVDAATVAQALRDRRNV, from the coding sequence CTGCGCGTGAAGGACCCGGCCGCCCTCGATGAACTGATCCTCGCCCTGCGTGGACTGCCTGGCGTGGGCCCGCGCTCGGCCAGGCGGCTGGCCTTTCACCTGCTGCAGCGCGACCGCGATGCTGCCCGGCGCCTGTCCGAGGGGCTGGCGCAGGCCCTTGAGCGGGTGCGGCACTGCAGCCGCTGCAACACGCTCACCGAACACGAGCTGTGCGATATCTGCAGTGACGAGACGCGCAATCCCGCACTGCTGTGCGTGGTGGAAAATCCAGCTGACCAGCTGGTCATCGAGCACACCCGCGCCTATCAGGGACTCTATTACGTGCTGATGGGCCGGCTCTCGCCGCTGGACGGCATCGGGCCGTCCGACCTGCAGTTCGAGCGCCTGCTGGCGCGCGCCACCGACGGTGTGGTCAGGGAAGTGGTGCTGGCCACCAACTTCACCCAGGAAGGGGAGGCCACCGCCCATTACCTCTCTGAAGTGCTCACCGCCCGTGGTCTGTCGGTCAGCCGCCCGGCCCGCGGCGTGCCACTGGGCGGCGAGCTGGAATATGTGGATGCAGCCACGGTGGCCCAGGCATTGCGCGACAGGCGCAACGTGTAG
- the dnaX gene encoding DNA polymerase III subunit gamma/tau — protein sequence MQSLSPSGSHQVLARKWRPRDFDSLVGQDTVVRALRHALDNQRLHHAYLLTGTRGVGKTTIARILAKALNCEKGVSSHPCGECSACRGVDEGRFPDYLEMDAASNRKVEEMAVVLENAAYLPTVGRYKVFVIDEVHMLSTHAFNAMLKTLEEPPPHVIFVLATTDPQKVPVTVLSRCMQFGLRNVSPATVAGHLANVLQAEDIPYEERSLELIGKAAGGSMRDGLSLLDQAIALGAGQVKQATVQEMLGTVDEDLAPELLALLAAGDAAAVVQQADSMAARNVAHAQILMAMAAELQRVALAQVGQGEPHVLAAQMDPSDVQVWYQIAIHGVRDLSLAPDAQTGFMMTLLRMLAFRADNLALGALTAVDDGAAAPGHGSAAARGMAAPGGAARSSFGGTPDRAAGQTGAQAPGQPAAARGALHADTAGGPDAGPGMASSGPGGDAAMDARARARQMAAAMVARGSNGPGGARQAPVSGTPAAAPRQTGARQPAGGESSARPAADDDRPRPARQDLYFDTSADRRSQASRGTGPDAPAASAPAPHAPATHAPVTHEPAASTPAMQAPASRASAVQPPISVPPAVKAPAAAAPAVTHAAAHAPAAAHAPAASNTPAAPHARTGTEAPVAPGATPAADAPAIASTLDFDGDWPSLVARLHAQGAVRQLLAQSELKGVQGQVFQVQVPIRHLAEPSLVERARELLADHFGAGVQLQVTVGQTGGQTAAARASEQQARRQAESEEAIKADPFVRTLLEEFGATILPDSIKPLDGEKSS from the coding sequence GTGCAGTCACTTTCTCCCTCCGGCAGCCATCAGGTGCTGGCCCGCAAATGGCGCCCGCGCGACTTCGATTCCCTGGTCGGACAGGACACGGTCGTGCGCGCGCTGCGCCACGCACTCGACAACCAGCGGCTTCACCATGCCTACCTGCTCACCGGCACCCGGGGCGTGGGCAAGACCACCATCGCCCGCATCCTGGCCAAGGCCCTGAACTGCGAAAAGGGCGTCAGCTCGCATCCCTGCGGTGAGTGCTCGGCCTGCCGGGGCGTGGACGAGGGGCGCTTTCCCGACTATCTGGAGATGGACGCGGCCTCCAACCGAAAGGTCGAGGAAATGGCGGTGGTGCTGGAAAACGCTGCCTACCTGCCCACGGTGGGCCGCTACAAGGTCTTCGTCATCGACGAGGTCCACATGCTCTCCACCCACGCCTTCAACGCCATGCTGAAGACGCTGGAAGAGCCGCCGCCCCACGTCATCTTCGTGCTGGCCACCACTGATCCGCAGAAGGTGCCAGTCACCGTGCTGTCGCGCTGCATGCAGTTCGGTCTGCGCAACGTCAGCCCGGCCACCGTGGCCGGACACCTGGCCAACGTCCTGCAGGCCGAAGACATTCCCTATGAAGAACGGAGCCTTGAGCTGATCGGCAAGGCCGCCGGGGGCAGCATGCGCGACGGTCTGTCGCTGCTCGACCAGGCCATCGCGCTGGGCGCGGGGCAGGTGAAGCAGGCCACCGTGCAGGAGATGCTCGGCACGGTCGATGAAGACCTGGCGCCCGAACTGCTGGCGCTGCTGGCCGCCGGCGATGCCGCTGCCGTGGTGCAGCAGGCCGACAGCATGGCGGCCCGCAACGTGGCCCATGCCCAGATCCTGATGGCCATGGCCGCCGAGCTGCAACGGGTGGCGCTGGCCCAGGTGGGCCAGGGCGAGCCGCACGTGCTGGCGGCGCAGATGGATCCTTCCGATGTGCAGGTCTGGTATCAGATTGCCATCCATGGCGTGCGTGACCTGTCGCTGGCGCCCGATGCCCAGACCGGCTTCATGATGACCCTGCTGCGGATGCTGGCTTTCCGTGCCGACAATCTGGCGCTGGGCGCGCTGACTGCCGTGGACGATGGTGCCGCCGCGCCGGGCCATGGCTCGGCGGCAGCGCGTGGCATGGCGGCACCGGGCGGCGCGGCGCGGTCGTCCTTTGGCGGTACGCCGGATCGTGCTGCTGGCCAGACGGGCGCGCAGGCACCGGGGCAACCGGCCGCCGCCAGAGGGGCGCTGCACGCCGATACCGCGGGCGGCCCGGATGCCGGCCCGGGTATGGCGTCATCAGGGCCGGGGGGCGATGCCGCCATGGATGCGCGCGCTCGTGCTCGCCAGATGGCTGCCGCCATGGTGGCCCGTGGCAGCAATGGTCCTGGGGGGGCTCGGCAAGCGCCCGTGTCGGGTACGCCGGCTGCCGCCCCGCGTCAGACGGGCGCGCGCCAGCCCGCAGGCGGTGAGTCGTCCGCCCGGCCCGCGGCCGACGACGACCGGCCTCGACCGGCACGGCAGGATCTCTATTTCGACACCTCGGCCGACCGCCGGTCGCAGGCATCCCGTGGTACCGGGCCTGATGCTCCTGCAGCGTCGGCTCCGGCGCCCCATGCGCCCGCCACGCACGCGCCTGTCACGCATGAACCCGCCGCGTCCACACCGGCCATGCAGGCACCCGCGTCGCGCGCATCTGCTGTGCAACCGCCCATTTCGGTACCGCCTGCCGTGAAGGCCCCCGCTGCGGCAGCGCCTGCCGTGACACATGCCGCTGCACATGCTCCTGCGGCGGCCCATGCGCCTGCCGCATCCAATACGCCCGCCGCGCCCCATGCACGCACCGGGACAGAGGCACCCGTGGCGCCAGGCGCAACCCCCGCGGCCGACGCGCCCGCCATCGCCAGCACGCTGGATTTCGACGGCGACTGGCCGAGCCTCGTGGCGCGCCTGCATGCCCAGGGCGCCGTGCGCCAGCTGCTGGCCCAGAGCGAGCTGAAGGGCGTGCAGGGGCAGGTCTTTCAGGTGCAGGTGCCCATCCGCCATCTGGCTGAGCCCTCGCTGGTTGAGCGTGCCCGCGAGCTGCTGGCCGACCACTTCGGTGCCGGGGTGCAGCTGCAGGTCACGGTGGGCCAGACCGGTGGCCAGACCGCGGCCGCACGTGCATCCGAACAACAGGCGCGTCGCCAGGCCGAGAGTGAAGAGGCCATCAAGGCCGATCCTTTCGTCCGGACATTGCTTGAAGAGTTCGGAGCCACCATACTGCCGGATTCGATCAAACCCCTCGATGGAGAGAAATCGTCATGA
- a CDS encoding GDSL-type esterase/lipase family protein has translation MKISRAVPTAGLLAVSLVLGACGSDSNDNNTASTTNAGAIGTTTGTTGTTGAAGTTTTATGAVNSVAAIKAARTGAHESTSAELTAGYFATAAAAQNATAPATATALGAYGQVFTAADNTATNTRVQLRNLETYVRSGGKWSRVQYSNQVRGAFYNAAYNGDAQACELGTCLRAESSGGVSVKMTAGKLFRFWPEAAFTQSLVKPAQVEAIFTTAQTRLVQDTAGGADDRANAKYLVNTAAAWATDAWVQSGTANGSTGAYSAALTDVGNGQLRLATNDWKAVNFTTATDTQVDELGVAPAGGRAPIANSADNDDDVVRIMYIGDSITQGSAPQAGTAQDSFRRNLWNGLMTDASLPQVDFVGTRLGTSTADVNSCANNTTAVDTGVYKLPEFDTAHQGYWGACVDQVNTALPQALSTLKAAVRDQEPDVAVIHIGTNNLHNDAANGVANAVTQLRAMIETLRAADDDITILVAQVIPYLNTEGGTEEASVAAYNAQIVSQIAPLSTAKSKVVVVDQHAGFATTMLRDRFHPNDQGEAVIADKWLAALKSNNLLKD, from the coding sequence ATGAAAATCTCTCGCGCAGTGCCCACCGCCGGGCTTCTCGCTGTTTCCCTCGTCCTGGGAGCCTGCGGCTCGGACAGCAACGACAACAACACCGCCAGCACGACCAATGCCGGTGCGATCGGAACGACCACGGGCACGACCGGCACGACTGGAGCCGCCGGCACGACCACGACGGCCACGGGCGCAGTCAACTCGGTGGCTGCCATCAAGGCGGCCCGCACCGGCGCACATGAATCCACCTCTGCCGAGCTGACCGCCGGCTACTTCGCCACGGCAGCCGCGGCCCAGAACGCCACGGCGCCGGCCACGGCCACCGCACTGGGCGCCTATGGCCAGGTCTTCACCGCTGCCGACAACACGGCCACCAACACCCGCGTGCAGCTGCGCAACCTGGAAACCTACGTGCGCAGCGGCGGCAAGTGGAGCCGTGTGCAGTACAGCAACCAGGTGCGGGGCGCCTTCTACAACGCGGCCTACAACGGCGACGCCCAGGCCTGCGAGCTGGGCACCTGCCTGCGCGCTGAATCCAGCGGCGGTGTCTCGGTCAAGATGACGGCCGGCAAGCTGTTCCGCTTCTGGCCTGAGGCTGCCTTCACGCAGAGCCTGGTGAAGCCGGCCCAGGTGGAGGCCATCTTCACCACCGCCCAGACCCGTCTGGTGCAGGACACGGCCGGTGGCGCCGATGATCGCGCCAACGCCAAGTATCTGGTCAACACGGCCGCTGCCTGGGCCACCGACGCCTGGGTCCAGTCGGGCACCGCCAATGGTTCCACCGGCGCCTACAGCGCTGCGCTTACCGACGTGGGCAACGGCCAGCTGCGGCTGGCCACCAATGACTGGAAGGCCGTCAACTTCACCACCGCCACCGATACGCAGGTGGACGAGCTGGGGGTTGCACCTGCCGGTGGCCGTGCGCCCATCGCCAACAGCGCCGACAACGATGACGACGTGGTGCGCATCATGTACATCGGCGATTCGATCACTCAGGGCAGTGCCCCGCAGGCCGGCACCGCCCAGGACAGCTTCCGCCGCAATCTCTGGAACGGCCTGATGACCGACGCCAGCCTGCCGCAGGTGGACTTCGTGGGCACCCGGCTGGGCACGTCCACGGCCGACGTGAACTCGTGCGCCAACAACACCACGGCGGTCGATACCGGCGTCTACAAGCTGCCCGAGTTCGACACCGCCCACCAGGGCTACTGGGGGGCCTGCGTCGATCAGGTCAACACTGCGCTGCCGCAGGCACTCAGCACCCTGAAGGCTGCCGTGCGTGATCAGGAGCCCGACGTGGCCGTCATCCACATCGGCACCAACAACCTGCACAACGACGCCGCCAATGGCGTGGCCAACGCTGTCACGCAGCTGCGGGCGATGATCGAGACGCTGCGCGCCGCGGACGACGACATCACCATCCTGGTGGCTCAGGTCATTCCCTACCTGAACACCGAAGGGGGGACGGAAGAGGCCAGCGTTGCTGCCTACAACGCCCAGATCGTTTCGCAGATCGCGCCGCTGTCCACCGCCAAGTCCAAGGTTGTCGTGGTGGACCAGCACGCCGGCTTCGCCACCACCATGCTGCGTGACCGCTTCCATCCCAACGATCAGGGTGAAGCCGTCATCGCCGACAAGTGGCTGGCTGCGCTCAAGTCCAACAACCTGCTGAAGGACTGA
- the carA gene encoding glutamine-hydrolyzing carbamoyl-phosphate synthase small subunit, translating to MPNPFAPKLPRAALVLADGTVFSGYSFGAAGLSAGEVVFNTSMTGYQEILSDPSYARQIVTLTASQIGNTGANTEDMESVALHVAGLVIRALPQQVSSWRAQQSLPDLLKEHGKIGLVGIDTRRLTRLLRERGAQSGCLVAAADIDAPLDIDAALAAARAFPGLAGMDLAKEVSVQKPYVWEEGSWSLTDGHRAQPHEKAPGPDGRRLRVVAYDFGTKRNILRLLADQGCDVTVVPATTPAADVLAMKPDGVFFSNGPGDPEPCTYAIDALRTFLDRKVPFFGICLGHQLLGLAVGGRTVKMKFGHHGANHPVKDLDTGRVSITSQNHGFAVDADSLPARVRVTHVSLFDGSLQGIELTDAPAFSFQGHPEASPGPHDVIPLFERFARLMAEHRSL from the coding sequence ATGCCGAATCCATTTGCTCCGAAGCTGCCCCGTGCGGCTCTCGTTCTTGCGGACGGGACCGTGTTTTCTGGATATTCCTTCGGTGCGGCGGGGCTTTCCGCCGGAGAGGTGGTCTTCAACACCTCCATGACCGGCTACCAGGAAATTCTGTCGGACCCAAGCTACGCACGACAGATCGTCACGCTCACCGCCTCCCAGATCGGCAACACCGGCGCCAACACCGAAGACATGGAATCGGTGGCGCTGCACGTCGCTGGTCTCGTCATCCGGGCGCTGCCACAGCAGGTCTCCAGCTGGCGAGCCCAGCAATCGCTGCCTGACCTTCTCAAGGAACACGGCAAGATCGGCCTGGTCGGCATCGACACCCGCCGGCTCACCCGGCTGCTGCGCGAGCGCGGCGCCCAGAGCGGCTGTCTGGTGGCCGCTGCCGATATCGATGCGCCGCTCGACATCGATGCCGCCCTGGCTGCAGCACGTGCCTTCCCCGGCCTGGCCGGCATGGATCTGGCCAAGGAAGTCAGCGTGCAGAAGCCCTATGTCTGGGAAGAGGGCAGCTGGTCGCTCACCGACGGTCATCGCGCCCAGCCGCACGAAAAGGCACCGGGTCCGGACGGCCGACGCCTGCGCGTCGTCGCCTACGACTTCGGCACCAAGCGCAACATCCTGCGCCTGCTGGCCGACCAGGGCTGCGACGTGACCGTCGTGCCGGCCACCACGCCGGCGGCCGACGTGCTGGCCATGAAACCCGACGGCGTCTTCTTCTCCAACGGTCCTGGTGATCCGGAACCCTGCACCTACGCCATTGACGCGCTGCGCACCTTCCTCGATCGCAAGGTGCCGTTCTTCGGCATCTGCCTGGGGCACCAGCTGCTGGGCCTCGCTGTCGGTGGACGCACCGTCAAGATGAAGTTCGGCCACCACGGCGCCAACCACCCGGTCAAGGACCTCGACACTGGCCGCGTCAGCATCACCAGTCAGAACCATGGCTTTGCGGTGGATGCCGACTCGCTGCCCGCCCGGGTGCGCGTCACCCACGTGTCGCTGTTCGACGGCTCGCTGCAGGGCATCGAGCTCACCGACGCGCCGGCCTTCAGCTTCCAGGGCCACCCCGAGGCCAGCCCCGGCCCCCACGACGTCATTCCTCTCTTCGAACGGTTCGCCCGGCTGATGGCCGAGCACCGCAGCCTGTGA
- a CDS encoding YbaB/EbfC family nucleoid-associated protein, which yields MMKNQLAGLMKQAQQMQDNMKKVQDSLADIEVEGQSGAGLVKVVMTCRNDVRRIAIDPSLLADDKDMLEDLVAAAVNDALRRAEQTAQEKMSAVTAGLPLPPGFKMPF from the coding sequence ATGATGAAGAACCAGTTGGCCGGGCTGATGAAGCAGGCCCAGCAGATGCAGGACAACATGAAGAAGGTGCAGGACTCGCTGGCCGACATCGAGGTGGAAGGCCAGTCCGGCGCCGGCCTCGTGAAGGTGGTGATGACCTGCCGCAACGATGTGCGCCGCATCGCCATCGACCCCAGCCTGCTGGCCGACGACAAGGACATGCTGGAAGATCTGGTGGCCGCGGCCGTCAACGATGCACTGCGCCGTGCCGAGCAGACCGCCCAGGAAAAGATGTCGGCCGTCACCGCCGGCCTGCCGCTGCCCCCGGGCTTCAAGATGCCGTTCTGA
- the rho gene encoding transcription termination factor Rho, which produces MYLSELKALHISRLIEIAQSLEIEAANRLRKQELMFAILKRKARNGDQIFGDGVLEVLPDGFGFLRTPETSYLASPDDIYISPSQIRRFNLHTGDSIEGEVRTPKDGERYFALVKVDRINGAPPEHSKHKILFENLTPLHPDEVLRLERPDLLTDENVTGRIIDIIAPIGKGQRGLIVAPPKSGKTVMMQHIAHAITTNHPDAVVIVLLIDERPEEVTEMQRSIRGEVVSSTFDEPATRHVQVAEMVIEKAKRLVEHKKDVVILLDSITRLARAYNTVVPSSGKVLTGGVDANALQRPKRFFGAARNIEEGGSLTILATALIDTGSRMDEVIYEEFKGTGNMEIHLNRRMMEKRIFPAMDINRSGTRREELLIKPEILQKVWILRRLLHDMDELQAMEFLLDKMKATKNNTEFFDMMKK; this is translated from the coding sequence ATGTACCTGTCCGAGCTGAAGGCCCTGCATATTTCGCGCCTGATCGAAATAGCGCAAAGCCTGGAGATCGAAGCTGCCAACCGCCTGCGCAAGCAGGAGCTGATGTTCGCCATCCTCAAGCGCAAGGCGCGCAACGGCGACCAGATCTTCGGGGACGGCGTGCTGGAGGTCCTGCCCGACGGCTTCGGCTTCCTGCGCACCCCCGAGACCTCCTACCTGGCCAGCCCGGACGACATCTACATCTCGCCCTCGCAGATCCGCCGCTTCAATCTGCACACCGGCGACTCGATCGAGGGTGAGGTGCGCACGCCGAAGGATGGCGAGCGCTACTTCGCGCTGGTGAAGGTGGACCGCATCAACGGCGCGCCCCCCGAGCACTCCAAGCACAAGATCCTCTTCGAGAACCTGACGCCGCTGCACCCGGACGAGGTGCTGCGTCTGGAGCGCCCCGACCTGCTGACCGACGAGAACGTCACCGGCCGGATCATCGACATCATCGCCCCCATCGGCAAGGGCCAGCGTGGCCTGATCGTGGCCCCGCCCAAGAGCGGCAAGACGGTGATGATGCAGCACATCGCGCATGCCATCACCACCAACCATCCCGATGCCGTCGTCATCGTCCTGCTGATCGACGAGCGCCCCGAGGAAGTGACGGAGATGCAGCGCTCGATCCGCGGCGAAGTGGTCTCCTCCACCTTCGACGAGCCCGCCACCCGCCACGTGCAGGTGGCCGAGATGGTCATCGAGAAGGCCAAGCGCCTGGTCGAGCACAAGAAGGACGTGGTGATCCTGCTGGACTCCATCACCCGCCTGGCCCGTGCCTACAACACCGTGGTGCCCTCCTCCGGCAAGGTGCTGACCGGTGGTGTGGACGCCAACGCCCTGCAGCGGCCCAAGCGCTTCTTCGGCGCGGCCCGCAACATCGAGGAAGGCGGCTCGCTCACCATCCTGGCCACGGCACTGATCGACACCGGCAGCCGCATGGACGAGGTGATCTACGAGGAGTTCAAGGGCACCGGCAACATGGAGATCCACCTGAACCGGCGGATGATGGAAAAGCGCATCTTCCCGGCCATGGACATCAACCGTTCCGGCACCCGCCGCGAGGAACTGCTGATCAAGCCCGAGATCCTGCAGAAGGTCTGGATCCTGCGTCGCCTGCTGCACGACATGGACGAGCTGCAGGCCATGGAGTTCCTGCTGGATAAAATGAAGGCCACGAAGAACAACACCGAGTTCTTCGACATGATGAAGAAGTGA